The DNA window CTACTGGTGCAATTGATGGGTTAtagacctccatactgttttccacagtggctgcactagttttcattcccaccaagagtagcAAGAgagttcccctctctccacatccttacccaaatctgttgtttcctgtgttgttgatgttagccattctgactggtgtgaggtggtatgattagattttttaattagaattatgTCAGGATGCTTTAGTTCTGAAATTATGGCATGGTAGTTCTCAACTCTAGATATTTGGCCATGTCTGAAGGGTTGCTTCCAAACACCTGTAACCCACAGGATAGCACCCAACAAAGGTAATTATCCAGCCCCAGTGTCAGCAGTTAGAAGGTGAGAAATAAGATTCTAGACCAGACTTCTGTACTTTCCTTGTGCATACAAATCACTATAGTTTGtagttaaaatgcagattctaactCACCAGGTCTCCAAAAGGCCCAGACactatgaattatatatatatatatttttttcatagatagagTGTGgagccaaatatatattttatatatttatatattatatataatatatatatttctatctatatagatagaaaTATCTATCTGAcataattctaataaaaatatatctatatagataggaatatctatatagatagaaatatatatatatatatatattccaggcTCCACGCTCTATCTATGCTCTAATGTAtaaactatctatctatctttctatctatctatctatctatctatctatctatatatggtGTAAAATTCTATGCTCTACTATTTAAATGGAAGGGCTcttgatgggtattaaagagggtacATGTTGCGATGAACAcagggtattatatgcaactaataaattgttgaacactacatcaaagcttatgatgtactatatgctggctaactgaacataataaaaaattaaaacaaaaatttacatAGAGAGAGTGGTAAAGAATTATATtaattcagagagaaagaaagaaaaagagaaaaggaaggaaggaaggaaaaataaaggaagattcATTCTTGAGGAGTATCAAttaatgtatatgaaaaaaatttatagtaGGCAGAAGAAGGGCTTCCAAAAGATGTCATCCTGAAGAAATTTTGAAGTTGTTAGCTTACTTAGCAGGGTAATCAGGATAGCAAATGGAATAAATCTACTGGTCATTATCCTGCAAAGATAAGCCCAGATTATCCACATTGGTCTAGCACAGTCACAATGGTCCTTTAAATGTGGATGAGCAAGAAAGAAGAATGGAGTCAGACATACGCTTGAAGCTACTGAGGTGCTGGCTTTGCAGATGGAGGAAAGGTCATGAGCTAAAGAATGTGGGAGCCACTAAGCAGGAAAGGAGGGTGTTTTCCtccagagcttccagaaggattTTGGCCCACAGACATCTTTATTTTAGCCCAATTGCACCCCTTTCATGCTTCTGATCtctaaaatcttcaaagaattatttgtttttagacaCTAGTGAGATAATTTGTGACAGCAGTGACAAGAATCTAATATAGATATTTATCCAGTAATCTAGTTTTCAGGAACTGAGTTTGAGCCTCTCAAATCATTAAGTTAGCTTCCCTTGGGAATTTTGCATTGAAATCCCACATTAAACAGATAAATTAGAGTTAATTTGGAGATATTTGGCCCCATCAGATGGTACAGAGAATTTCCCACTGCAGAAATATAAATATGGTTCTTTCAGGcatttttaagataagaaaagTAATTCATTATTAACATTAAGTCACcctaattattttaagatttatttatttatttcagagagagagagtgggaaggggagtggcagagagagggacagagaaatttaagcagactccaaactgagcatggagactgatgtAGGATTTGATCTTACAACCAAGAGATCAATACCTGAGGcaaaacctagagtcagatgcccaatgactggcCAGCTAGATGTCCCATCCTaaagtttttgttattgttttgtttttacattaatCATTCATTCCACTTTAAATATGTTTGCCAAAATTTCTGCAATCTTTCTATTTCATGTTCATGCAAACATACCTTTTCATTTCAATATTCTGCAaatttcattaatgttttctttcaacCTAGTAGTTGGTATTATAAATCagtgtgtgaatgtgtgcacACAGGTgagtaaaaatgtttatttgaaagaaagaggtgCATGAGTGCACACActcatgtatatacacacactcttCATTCTCACATCTTTTCTTTAGACTCAACAACAGTATTTTACTTATTCCTCACAGCTTTCATTTCAAGTTTCACATTACCTtcagaaataaggaaatggaCGTCCAGgtgaattacacatttttttaatataattttttattttttataaacatatatttttatccccaggggtacaggtctgtgaatcaccaggtttacacacttcacagcactcaccaaagcacataccctccccaatgtccataatcccacccccttctcccaaaccccctctccccagcaaccctcagtttgttttgtgagattaagagtcacttatggtttgtctccctcccaatcccatcttgtttcagattgtatttatttatttatttgacacagagagagatcacaaataggcaggtggggggagcatgctccccactgagcagagagccctatttggggcttgatcccagaaccctgagatcatgacctcagccaaaagcagaggcttaacccactaagccccTAGGTGACTTACATTTtttacagaaacataaaaatccagATAAAACTTCCTGTTCTTctcaagttcttaaaaaaatggGCCCATACAGTATGTATGCTTAATTCAAGTATTAGACCTTTAATTTAGCAAAATGTACATTTACTATACATGCAGCTTACTGTATATAACTATACTTCAATACattaatgagaatttaaaattgtaatggTATATGAGTCATATTTGATCAAAAGCAATTATAGCTGAGTCATATGTGACAGGGATGAGAGAAATGTCTTATAACCAGAAAGAAGGCAAAGTGTCACATATGGATATAGAAATAGCAAAATTCAATTATGGAGATTTAAATTTGGTATATTACTTCTTCTATAAACTCTAAGATtaacctaaatatataaattaaaaaatgttatatattagtTGAAGAAGTGAAATGTAGCTCCACATAACATCATAGATGaccttcagaaataaaatgtagagAGTGATAAGTAGTGCAGAATAGGTTAGAACAACTCCCCACTAGACAATCTAATAATGAAGGTGCTATATGAAGACATACATTTTCAGAATGGCTCGCTATACAGTCTTAGCAAAAAGACacaattaaaaaagcaagaagaatagaaggaaattataaaaatactattctaGGCATTAGTATTGCTATTTGGGGAAAGAATTCATGATTACTCTACTATTGAAGTTTATCAGACAGGGCAAAAGCTTAATAAAGTGAGgtacttaatacccaccactaggtgGTGGGCATTGAGGGCACATATAAagtggagcactgggagtggtgcataaacaatgaattctggaacacagaaaagaaattttaaaaactaaataataaataaataaatacatacataaaaacttaaaaagtgaaGTACTTAAACATATGGAGAAGGTGAGTTCCAACAAATcgaaatttcagaaaataaatagaaggacCAGATTCTAATTCCACAGCCTGATTGAAAAACAGTAGTTCTTGGCTCTTAGACTGCAAGCCCTGCAATCATGAGCACTTCTACAGTCTCAGGACCATTGGCCCTTACATAGCTGGAACACCAATGATTCTTTTCAGAGCCATATTTATGTCTTTGTTCCTCAGACTGTAGATGAAGGGGTTCAGCATAGGTGTGACCACAGTGTACATCACTGAGGCTACTGCACTTGTGTGAGAGTTCTGGGTAACTGCAGAGCTAAGGTACACTCCTAGGCTGgtacaaaaaaataatgatacaacAGAGAGGTGAGATGCACAGGTGGAAAATGCTTTATACTTTCTCTTACCTGAGGAGATTCTACAAATGGAGGAAACTATCTTAGAATAAGAGTAAATGATCCCAGAGAGGGGACCACCAGCCAGCAGCATAGCTGCAAAGTACATCaccatattattataaaatgtgtCAGAACATGCAAGTTGGATCATCTGATTGAGTTCACAGAAGAAGTGGGGGATTTCCACCTCTGTACAGAAGGACAGCCGCAACACCATTGAGGTCTGTAACAAGGAGTGTGAGACACTCGTGATCCAGGACATGAGAACCAACAATCCACAGAGCCGGGGGTTCATGATGACCATGTACTGCAGAGGGTGACAAATGGCCACGAACCTGTCATAGGCCATCACAGCCAAAAGATAGATGTCCAACCctgaaaaaattatgaaaaagtacATCTGTGTAATGCAGTCTGCATAGGTAATGACTTGGGTCTGAGCCTGGATGTTCCACAGCATCttggggatggtggtggaggtgaaaCAGATGTCTGCAAAGGAcaagttggagaggaagaagtacatgggggtaTAGAGATGGGAGTCAGAGACAGCAACCAGAATGATGATCAGATTTCCACACACAGTGATCAGGTACATggagagaaagagcccaaatatgaGGGGCTGCAGCTCTGGTCCCTCTGAAAATCCCAGAAGAATGAATTCTGATATCCTCGTATCATTGACTGATTGCATGTGGTTGTACTACcatcaggaaagaggaaaaaaggcatCATTACTTTTTCATGACTAGCATACCTCACATGGTTGCAATGTgacaatttatattttagaatcaaGAAATTAACTTCAGTATCTTCTGTAGAGACTGTCCTGGTTTGAAGAGATTCCCTACCATTTTATCTCTGATTAGGCATTACGTTTCATTTCTCACCTTCATCCTCAGAAGTCATACATTATACTGTTTTTGTTCAGAACATCTTTCATACATTTGAGGAATATGTATTGAGTGTCAAACATGGTCCAGGCAATGGGAAACCATGAGAACAGGATTATGAAGACAAAAAACCACTATAATTCAATGATAGAGAAAGAACagaggcaaataaaaatattaataatatatcagATTCTGTACCAAATTGCACCCACCAACAGAGCAGAAGAGTTCACCTTTCTCCATATCATCTCCAACACTTGtcatttactgtcttgttaattttgaccattctaaatTGTaaaaggtgatatctcaatgtacttttgaaaaatttttttttttaattttttattttttataaacatatattttatccccaggggtacaggtctgtgaatcaccaggtttacacacttcacagcactcaccaaatcacataccctccccaatgtccataatcccacccccttctcccaaaccccctccccccagcaaccctcagtttgttttgtgagattaagagtcacttatggtttgtctccctcccaatcccatattgtttcatttattcttctacccacttaagcctccatgttgcatcaaaatttttaaattttatttcagcgtaacagtattcattatttttgcaccacacccagtgctccatgcaatccgtgccctctccaatacccaccacctagttcccccaacctccaacacccccaccacttaaagccccacagattgtttttcagagtccatagtctctcatggttcaccttcccttccaattttccccaactcccttctcctctctaactccccatgtcctccatgctatttgttatgctccacaagtaaatgaaaccatatgataattgactctctctgcttgacttatttcactcagcataatctcttcgagtcctgtccatgttgctacaaaagttgggtgttcatcctttctgatggaggcataatactccatagtgtatatggaccacatcttccttatccatccgtccgttgaagggcatcttggttctttccatagtttggcgaccatggccattgctgctataaacattggggtagagatggcccttattttcactccatctgtatctttggggtaaatacccagtagtgcaatggcagggtcatagggaagctctatttttaatttcttgaggaatctccacactgttctccaaagaggctgtaccaactcaATGTAcgtttgatttgaatttccctgatggctaatgatgttgaacttttttttcatgtgtctgttagccatttgtatgtattctttagataatgtctgttcatgtctgtggcccatttttttttacttgattatttgtgtttttgggtgttgagtttgagaagttctttatagatattggatatcagccctttacctgtagcatcatttgcaaatatctccttttactccatgggttgcctctttgttttgttgacagtttcctttgtgGTGCAGAAGATTAAAGTCCCATAAGCTATACAAAATGAAGTCTCAAAAGCTGCATATACACAGCTATACAcagaggatcatatgattcttgtcttgtcttttcttttggggcttcatcaagaaacagatgtagtgaaaataaggtccatatgcatccctatgttcttagcagcaatgttcacaatagccaaactgtggaaagagctgagatgcctttcaaaagacaaaaagataaagaagatgtggtccatatacacaatgaaatattatgcaaccatcagaaaggatgaatacctagcATTTGTATCAACAtaatgggactagaggagattatgctaagcgaaataagtcaagcagagaaagacaattattatatggtttcacttacttgtggaacataagtaataacatggaggacattaggagaaggaagggaaaaatgaagagggtaattggaggaggagacaaaccatgagagagacTGGGTactctaagaaacaaataaagaGTTTCAGAGGTGAGGAGGTTGcaggatgggttagcctggtgatgggtgtaaaggagggcacatattgcatggagcactgtgtatTACTTGTAAGAAATTAATCCTGatatattgtatggtgactaacataaaaaaaaacaacagatggCATACTGTATGATgagtaacataaaataataataataacagtaataataataaaaagttatctgAGGGTGTCATTGTTATTACAAGAACAAGAGTAGGTATCAAGGAGAGAGATGAAAGGAAGGCCATTTTTGTAATTGGTGTTCATGCAAGAACGGTAAacaaggtgacatttgaacagatGCCTCATGAAAGATAGGGATGGAGCTGCAGGCTTGTCTGGGGAAGTGTGTGCTGGCAGACAGAATGGCCTCTGCAGAGGCCCTAGAGATTATACAGCTTTGAGCTACTAAGtccaaaaaaggaaatgagtgtGTTAGGGGAATAAGCGGGAGAGTGATGAGAGATGGTGTCAGGAAGTTTAAAGATGTAGGTCACTTTGCAACTGGTTAACTTTCAAGAAAAAGGAGTCACTCACCCGTGGTATATACTTGTATTTATAATCTACATGCAAAGATGTTCTGTAAATTGAAATAGAGCTCCTTCTGAATACCATCTGGTGACTGAATTCTGACCTCTGTATTATAAGAGTCACTTTGGAATATATTAGATTGTGAGCCCAAGCCCTTGGACTCTTCTCTCTccacaggacacacacacacacacacttacacacacccCAATTCATTGCTCTCTAGGCTGTGTTCTTAAaatgaccccccacccccggtcaaGGGTGAATCCGGACGGGCTGCAACGCAGGCTGTCCCGATCACTGATCATTCCCTTAAACAATGTAAAATGCTACCTGACATTCCAATTAGCAAGCTTCCCATGGACAGACATATTTAcctatataaaatttaaactttttatggATAATATATCTaccaaaatcaataaatagtCTGTCAACTTCATTTGAAATTATTCTAAATGCAGAATAAACATAGAGTTTATAGACATATAATAATCATAGTAATCTAGTAATGAACATGGTGTTCAAGTACACAAATATTTGCTCAATTTAGTAATGGTTTAGAAAACAACAAGAAATCTCTGGCACACTCATCAGCTTGTGAGACAATATGAAGATCTTTTGCACTGATTCGGCTGCAATTTTTAAACAAGTagcaaaaaatatttctctaattctgttggCAGAAATTTAAACTGTTACAATGTTGGGAAAACAACCTAAAGACAgctataaatttgaaaatacacataTCGTTCAGCTCAGAAATTCTCAGTCTTGACACTTTTGACATCCTGGTCCACTCTGTTCTGTGTGGTGGCTTGTGCCTTTGTCTTTGTAGGATATTTAGGGTTTTCCTGGTCTCACTCTGAATTTCTCAGTGACCCCCTGGGGAATAACATTTCCTCTAAtggagaaacagatttttaacatAACAACCtctaaatatttttgtagaattgttataataacaatgtattgagagagaaaacactttCAAAGTGTGAGTAGCACAGTCACATCATGAGATATTATGCAGACTCTGAAATAAAGAATCAGCATTATCCTAGTTGACTGGAGGAAAGTCCATGATGTAttactgagaaagaagaaataatggaaacaggaaggaaaaaaaaaaaagactgcgcTAAAACTGAAGAGCATTTATGATAAGCACAGGATACTATTCATCCATTTGTATTGTGTATGAAATGTGTAAGTGTGCATCATCTAGGgatagaagttttaaaaacactaaGCACTTAAGGAATATATATTGTCAGGAGGAATGAAATTAGGTCAAGTGTAGTGTTTCAAAACAACTTGTGAAACAAAATTATATGAGAATCTAAAACTAATGtatataaagacataaaagaataATTGTGTGTTATCAAGATGAGTTACTAATTCCAGATTTAATGTCCAAATACttggaataaaataatatgagAGAATGATGTTTACAACTGAGGAGGAAACACTaagtgataattatttttttcttacataaaggTACATGTATGAAGATATGGTTATAAAGCTAAAGGCAATCTCCAGTCAAATGTAAAGAAGCAATAATAGACAAAGATGATGCAGCTTTTAGAAATGGATCTCATCACAAAGAGATAAAAGGACCCATGGGGAATAACAGTTGtgcaaaaacaaatgagaaatatgTATAGAGGTGATTTATTAACATTCAGTGtacaaaatatcatttattttagtttttgtttatcaaAAGGATTGGCAAGTGAAGAATATTAGTGACAGCTCAATTTTACAGGAAGGATAATAAATCGAAAAAGCAATATAGAGAACACCATAAAACCAAGTGATGGATTTGAGCCCACACTACTAATTCcccacatatacatacacaatagAACTCATTGCAAACCGCAAAGttggtaaaataaaacaaaaacctgctcAATTCCTTGTTtgaaataatgcaattaaaaaaattgtaaaaaaaaaaaaaaaaccctcgaCACACTGTACAAATGCAAAGGCCTGGCAGAGACAATGTACAGTAGAGTAAACCAATGAATAACTAATCCACAAATATGTTCAGCTCCCTGAGTAATGAACTCATTGCAAAGCAAAGCTCTTCCACATTGTTTTCACTGTAATATCATTGTTTTCACATGAATACCAAGAGTGATAGAGAACACTGTGGAAAAAATGTATGTCTCATGAATTACCATTGTGAGGTCACATCTGCAAGCAATATATTGGTCTAGATCTTTCTCATCAGTACAGAAACAGAGTCCAATATGCCACatttaaaggcaaaaaagaaatgcCCTGACTTCTCTGGACATCCTTCCATCCctaatatttctaataattctACTCCCTTTAATTGCAAAACTCACTGGTTGTGTTCTATTTTTACTAGGAGTACTTTATGTTCCCGCCCCCTGACTTCATTGTCAACAATCACCCTTGTGCTGCTGAACTCCATGTTCACTTCTTTCTTTAACATAATCACTGAATCCATTAATCAGCTCATCAGGCGAGCAAATTAGCATAGAAATTGGTAGGGTTTTTTGCCAGGTTGGTGACTGTTAGGTGACCTCAGGTCACTACACCAGGCATGGATTGTGTCTAACACTTGCCTGCAAAGCTGCTAGGCTCTGGGACTCACCTGACTGACAACTCTGAGGGATGGGTGTTTATGTGGCAGTCTGAATTCCTCCCAGGTGGGGATGATGGTGACTAAACTGTCCTCATGTAAGACAACAGTAAAGAGGCTGGAGTTGTCTCCCAGCCAAACTTAGGATTCCAGAAACAACAATCAGGTCTCA is part of the Mustela nigripes isolate SB6536 chromosome 2, MUSNIG.SB6536, whole genome shotgun sequence genome and encodes:
- the LOC132009710 gene encoding olfactory receptor 7A17-like, which translates into the protein MQSVNDTRISEFILLGFSEGPELQPLIFGLFLSMYLITVCGNLIIILVAVSDSHLYTPMYFFLSNLSFADICFTSTTIPKMLWNIQAQTQVITYADCITQMYFFIIFSGLDIYLLAVMAYDRFVAICHPLQYMVIMNPRLCGLLVLMSWITSVSHSLLQTSMVLRLSFCTEVEIPHFFCELNQMIQLACSDTFYNNMVMYFAAMLLAGGPLSGIIYSYSKIVSSICRISSGKRKYKAFSTCASHLSVVSLFFCTSLGVYLSSAVTQNSHTSAVASVMYTVVTPMLNPFIYSLRNKDINMALKRIIGVPAM